A region of Microtus ochrogaster isolate Prairie Vole_2 linkage group LG1, MicOch1.0, whole genome shotgun sequence DNA encodes the following proteins:
- the Hopx gene encoding homeodomain-only protein, translating into MSAETTTGPTEDQVEILEYNFNKVNKHPDPTTLCLIAAEAGLTEEETQKWFKQRLAQWRRSEGLPSECRSVTD; encoded by the exons ATGTCAGCAGAGACCACGACCGGCCCCACGGAGGACCAGGTGGAGATCCTGGAATACAACTTCAACAAGGTCAACAAGCATCCCGACCCCACCACGCTGTGCCTCATCGCCGCCGAGGCGGGCCTCACGGAGGAGGAGACGCAG aaatggTTTAAGCAGCGCCTGGCCCAGTGGCGGCGGTCAGAAGGCTTGCCCTCCGAATGCAGGTCTGTCACAGATTAG